CTTCAGAACGATCCCGGGTCCGAAGAGCTAAACGCCGGACTTGCTGAGCTTTACTTCAAAACGGGACACATCCGCGACGCCGTGACCGAATCGCAGGAGATCATCAAGCGCGATCCGAATAATCTGGATGCCCGCAAGCTCTTGGGGCGAATCTATCTGCGCTCGCTGGGCGACATCCAAGGCGGAGCGCAGTCCTCCGACATTCTGAAGCTAGCCATCGAGCAGTTCAGCCAGATTACGCGGCTCGAGCCTGACAATATCGACGATCACCTGCTGCTCGGCCGCCTTTACATCATCGACAAGGACTACCTGAAAGCCGAAGGCGAATTCAAAGCCGCGCGCAAGATTCAGCCTGATTCGGAAGAAGCCGTCATCAATCTCGCGTATCTGTACAACGAAGAGGGTGATAACAAGAAAGCCGTCGACATTCTGCAGTCGCTGCCCGACGCCGCGCGCAGCGGCAAGCTTTACGCTGTGCTCGGCTACACCTACGAGCAGCAGAAGGACTACAAGCAGGCGATTAATTCCTACAAGCACGCCCTCGACATCGACAAAGATAACCTCGATGCGCAGCGCGGGCTCGCCAGCAGCTTGCTCGGCGACAACCAGATCGACGCCGCGCTCGATCAGTACAAGCAGGTCGCCGACGCCGATCCGCAGGACGCTCAGGCTTATCTGAAGATGAGCGAGATCTATCGTCGCGAAGGTAAGTACACCGACGCGATGGCGACGCTCAAGAAGGCCGACTCGCTGGTGCAGGACTCGCTCGAAGTCCCATACAACGAAGCGCTGATCGATGAAGCTCAGGGCAAGTACGACGAAGCCATCCAGATCCTGCAGGACCTGATCGATAAGAACCAGAAGCCGGCTGCGACCTACAGCAGCAGCGAGCGCAATAATCGCTCGGTGTTCCTGGAGCGCCTGGGTTCGATCTATCGAGAGACTGGACGCGATCAGCAGGCGATCGATACCTTCCGCAAGATGCTGGAGCTAGGCGACGACAGCGCCAAGCGCGGTTATGGCCAGATCATCGATACCTATCGCGACGACAAGCAGTTCAATCAAGCGGTAGCAACCGCCCAAGAAGCTGTCAAGGCGATGC
This Terriglobales bacterium DNA region includes the following protein-coding sequences:
- a CDS encoding tetratricopeptide repeat protein, producing MTSLGVRLSSLVLISSLFGFAQAPTNQNPGVTPPAKAPAAQAPQNAPTNQNQAPDTVAPPAKKGQQPQPSATKPSTDSTPPAERDRAQAYYHYALAHMYEEMVSVYGHSEYASKAIDEYKLALQNDPGSEELNAGLAELYFKTGHIRDAVTESQEIIKRDPNNLDARKLLGRIYLRSLGDIQGGAQSSDILKLAIEQFSQITRLEPDNIDDHLLLGRLYIIDKDYLKAEGEFKAARKIQPDSEEAVINLAYLYNEEGDNKKAVDILQSLPDAARSGKLYAVLGYTYEQQKDYKQAINSYKHALDIDKDNLDAQRGLASSLLGDNQIDAALDQYKQVADADPQDAQAYLKMSEIYRREGKYTDAMATLKKADSLVQDSLEVPYNEALIDEAQGKYDEAIQILQDLIDKNQKPAATYSSSERNNRSVFLERLGSIYRETGRDQQAIDTFRKMLELGDDSAKRGYGQIIDTYRDDKQFNQAVATAQEAVKAMPKETDMRLVLAGQLADNGKADEGIAMAKEQLKGGADDRDVYLAISQIYARLRRWSDAEQALDKASALSNKPEDKRADNFLRGSYLERQKKYEPAEEMFRKVLANDPRDAGALNYLGYMLADRGVRLEEALQLIKRAVQEEPQNYAYLDSLGWAYFKLGNYEMAEENLRKAMDRNSKDPTVHDHMGEVYAKTGRLKLAAAQWERALEEWNRSLPADVETNDVARVQKQLESTKVKLAKQQGGDKE